From Ischnura elegans chromosome 13 unlocalized genomic scaffold, ioIscEleg1.1 SUPER_13_unloc_1, whole genome shotgun sequence, a single genomic window includes:
- the LOC124172057 gene encoding uncharacterized protein LOC124172057 translates to MLHLLTLKEVSLSHLLSPQSIQGDEATDDKLGSSVDTKDFIQDEIPGTSHLAHSVQRTEIYIPVPDSRQFRDNMLVTVKDENEDPLSEGNYPVMKTPDPDGISSNALDPLATDDLSGMGRCGSPSVKADQFSDDGGGYAPNDSTNGATNDLVSQASDQAQTSTSSQGEEMDAEGTGAIEIDLVSMLVLAKEELSPKETDTTEPTVMEIGELIQNRTMAMESMIEAEGECFVNDSSEKRFLTNSDQAMSKN, encoded by the exons ATGCTTCATTTGTTGACATTGAAGGAGGTGAGTTTATCACATttactttctccacagagtatccaaggGGATGAGGCAACTGATGACAAACTGGGGTCTTCTGTTGacacaaaagacttcattcaagatgagATACCAGGCACCTCACATCTCGCTCATTCagtccaaaggactgaaatatacattcctgtgccagactcccGTCAATTCAGAgataatatgttg gtaaccgtgaaagatgagaatgaagaccctctcagtgaaggtaattatCCTGTGATGAAAACACCGGATCCAGATGGAATTTCAAGTAATGCTttagacccattggcaactgacgACTTG aGTGGCATGGGAAGATGTGGGTCCCCTTCTGTAAAAGCTGATCAGTtcagtgatgatggaggaggataTGCACCCAATGATAGCACTAATGGGGCCACAAATGACCTCGTGTCCCAAGCCTCTGATcag GCACAGAcctcaacatcttcccaaggtgAAGAGATGGATGCTGAAGGCACTGGAGCCATCGAGATAGACCTGGTCTCTATGCTGGTTTTGGCAAAAGAAGAACTATCACCCAAGGAGACCGATaccactgag cctactgttATGGAGATTGGGGAGCTGATCCAAAATCGtacaatggccatggagtctatgatAGAGGCAGAGGGTGAGTGCTTTGTAAATGACTCTtcagagaaaagatttttaactaattctGACCAGGCGATGTCCAAAAACTag